The genomic region TGATAATGAACCTGTTTTAATTTGGCCTGCATTTGTTGCAACAGCAATGTCAGCGATTGTTGTATCTTCTGTTTCACCTGAACGGTGTGATACAACAGCAGTATAGCCCGCTTTTTGAGCCATTTCAATTGCTTCAAATGTTTCTGTCAATGTACCGATTTGGTTCACTTTAATTAAGATAGAGTTACCGATGTTTTCTTTGATACCTCTTGATAAAATTTCAGTATTTGTAACAAATAAGTCGTCACCTACTAATTGAACACGGTCACCGATACGATCCGTTAATAATTTCCAACCTTCCCAATCATTTTCATCCATACCATCTTCAATTGAAATAATTGGATATTTGTTTACAAGTTGCTCTAAGTAGTCAACTTGTTCTTCAGCTGAACGTTTCGCACCATTTTCGCCTTCAAATTTAGTGTAGTCATAAACACCATCTTCGTAAAATTCTGAAGCTGCACAGTCAAAACCAAGGAATACGTCTTTACCTGGTTCTAAGCCTGCTGCTTTAATTGCTTCGATGATTGTTTCAACACCATCTTCAGTACCTTCGAATTTTGGTGCAAAACCACCTTCGTCACCAACTGCTGTCACTAATCCGCGAGATTTTAAGATTTTAGCTAACGCATGGAATACTTCTGCACCCCAACGTAATGCCTCTTTAAATGTTTCTGCACCAACTGGTAAAATCATAAACTCTTGGAATGCAATCGGCGCATCTGAGTGTGAACCACCATTTACAATGTTCATCATTGGTGTTGGTAATACAGTTGAATTAAACCCACCTAAATATTTGTATAATGGTTGGTCTAATAAATCGGCTGCTGCACGCGCAACTGCAATCGATACGCCTAAAATCGCATTTGCACCTAATTTACCTTTGTTGTCTGTGCCATCTAATTGAATCATCATTTTATCGATTGATACTTGTTCTAAAACTGAGAACTCACCTTCAATTAATTCAGGCGCAATGATTTCATTAACATTCTCAACAGCTTTTTCGACACCTTTACCTAAGTAGCGTGATTTGTCACCATCACGTAACTCAACTGCTTCATGCTCCCCAGTTGAAGCGCCAGAAGGTACTAAAGCACGACCAAACGCGCCGCTTTCTGTTAATACTTCAACTTCTACAGTTGGGTTTCCACGTGAATCTAGTACTTCGCGAGCGTATACATCAGTAATAATTGGCATAATTTAAAATCTCCTTTTTAATTAAGATAATACCCTGCATATTGTGTATCAAGGTTAGCGCACTAGCATGCGCACTTTTATTTAAACCTTTTTACACAAGTTTCTTTCACTAATTATTATAACGAGTTTTTGTATTATCTGAAAGTTTTT from Staphylococcus felis harbors:
- the eno gene encoding surface-displayed alpha-enolase, with the translated sequence MPIITDVYAREVLDSRGNPTVEVEVLTESGAFGRALVPSGASTGEHEAVELRDGDKSRYLGKGVEKAVENVNEIIAPELIEGEFSVLEQVSIDKMMIQLDGTDNKGKLGANAILGVSIAVARAAADLLDQPLYKYLGGFNSTVLPTPMMNIVNGGSHSDAPIAFQEFMILPVGAETFKEALRWGAEVFHALAKILKSRGLVTAVGDEGGFAPKFEGTEDGVETIIEAIKAAGLEPGKDVFLGFDCAASEFYEDGVYDYTKFEGENGAKRSAEEQVDYLEQLVNKYPIISIEDGMDENDWEGWKLLTDRIGDRVQLVGDDLFVTNTEILSRGIKENIGNSILIKVNQIGTLTETFEAIEMAQKAGYTAVVSHRSGETEDTTIADIAVATNAGQIKTGSLSRTDRIAKYNQLLRIEDELYETAKYEGLKSFYNLEK